Sequence from the Bufo bufo chromosome 10, aBufBuf1.1, whole genome shotgun sequence genome:
ctactataatactgctcctatgtacaagaatataactactataatactgctcctatgtaccagaatataactactataatactgcctcctatgtgcaagaatataactactataatactgctcctatgtacaagaatatacctactataatactgctcctatgtaccagaatataactactataatactgcagtaCATCATCATCACCTAGTGGACATAACCTGAACAGGTAGGGGGATATTCATACCTGGAACTACTTCCGGCTTCCTGTGAGAAATTGATTTGTCTGACATGCCCCAGTACAATGTTTTCTTTCCCTATAGACCAGGGAAAGCCATAAAacgatttataaaaataaaaaatccctgaTGGACGGCCTAATGTCTTCCTATGTTCATTACGTGGAAACTGAGATGTCCATGGTCTCCCACCAGCAGACACGGAGTTGTTGATGCAGCAAGACTTTTTAGAAACGTCAAAAGCTGCGCATTACACATCTCCTTTCTGCCTGGCTGATGGCGGGGCTAATTGGCAAGTGTTACGTCCTTTAAGATGTAAGGAGAGATGTGAAAAATATATGAGTACAGAAGTGGAGAGGCAGCAAGGAAACTCTGCCCATGCATTTTTCATGAGCAAGATTTAACAAAAGCAGATGTCTGGCCAGGGGGGGTGCTGCGAAATTCAGCCCTGGCGCTGACAGAAGCATcagctctactgtaagagcaaagACAGGGACCCGCGAATAGGTCAGGATACCAAGACGCGAGACGTTGAGCAGCAGCAAAAAGAAAATGGCATCTTGACATTCATCAGAGCTCAGCCGGGAGAGGGCTCGCCAATTCCAGCAGCCTCTCAAGCTCAGATCAAAGCCTCTTACTTCAGAAGAAAGAAAATTAGCCGATTCCGTAGTGGTCCTTCCGTTTCTGAGCGATCGTCACCAATGGACTGGAATAATAAGGGTTTTACTCTCAGACGGCCCTTTCGTCTCCCAATATAAATTGCTCAGGCTGACTTTTTGCACGTAGTATCACATATACAGCGAGCAGTCATTGAAGTGGATGAAATTGGAGCAATTAGGAAGTATATTTTTTGAAACTTTTAATATCTTTTTTTGGTAGAACACATATACACTAATTTGTCGAAATTCATTTTGGGTCCAATTTGccaaagttttgaaaaaaaatttgattcaggtatGAATCCATTCTACTTGAGTCAAATGTCAGTGAGATATTGTCCAGAAACCCAGAGAAATGAGCGTGTGGAGAGATTCTCTCTTCAAGATGGCGTCAGCGAGCAGTGGGGGAGGCCAGGTGTCTAGGGGTCGTTATCTCAACAGTGTCCCTGATGTGGCGGAGACCCTGGGGGCTGTTGCTAAACAGGGCTTTGACTTCCTATGTATGCCAATATTCCACCCACGCTTCAAGAGAGAGTTCCATCAGGAGCCCGCTAAGTCTCGATCTGGACCACAGACTCGCTCCGATCTGCTCCTTTCTGGAAGAGACTGGAACACACTTATTGTGGGGAAGCTTTCAGAATGGATAAAAGCAGATTCACAAATACCATCAATGCGTAAAACATCAGAAGCGGCTCTGCTACAGGAGTTAAATTTCTCCGCTTATCTCGGCCTTCCTGCTTTTCTGATTCCGCTCGCAACAGAGCAAAACAGCAACTTGGCTCGGCTCCTGCTAAATCACATTCACACTGGCCACCATTCCACCATGTTCTGGATAAGAGTACCACTAATGGCTTCCAATGATCTGCGAGAAGACCTGATAGAAAACGAGCCAGCACATGATTGTGATAGTGAAGATAAGGCTGGGGAAGAAAGGACTTGGATTTGGTGGCATAATTTTAGGACACTGTGATTACAACAAGAAAATTGCTTTGGCTATTGAAGTGGGCGCTGATCTGCCAGGTATTAATGTGATAGATCGGTGGTTGGGCGAACCCATCAAGGCAGCCATACTTCCAACCAGCATATTCCTCACTAAGAAAGGATTCCCTGTCCTATCCAAAGTACACCAGCGACTCATCTTCCGGCTGTTTAAGCTGGAGGTGCAGTTTGTGATTTCTGGGTCATATCATCACTCTGAAAAAGATTTCAGTTCGTACTTACAATATCTTGAGTATTTAAGTCAGAATCGTCCGCCTCCAAATGCGTATGAGATGTTCGCCAAAGGATATGAGGACTACTTACAGTCTCCACTCCAGCCGCTCATGGATAACTTAGAATCTCAAACTTATGAAGTTTTTGAGAAGGATCCCGTGAAATATTCACAATACCAACAGGCGGTGTATAAATGTCTGTTGGACAGAGTTCAAGAGGAAGAAAAGGAAACTAACACACAGATTTTGATGGTTCTTGGAGCAGGTCGGGGGCCTCTGGTGAATGCATCAATTCGAGCTGCCAAGCAAGCCGAGCGCTTGATTAAAGTATATGCAGTGGAGAAAAACCCTAATGCCGTAATTACGTTGGAAGGGTGGCATTAAGAAGAGTGGGGCAGTTAGGTGACGGTGGTGTCCAGTGATATGAGAGAATGGAACCCTCCCGAGAAAGCGGATATCATTGTTAGTGAGCTCTTAGGGTCTTTTGGAGACAACGAACTCTCCCCTGAGTGCCTCGATGGAGCTCAGCACTTTCTTAAAGAGGGTGGTGTTAGTATTCTAGGGGAGTATACCTCTTATTTGGCCCCAATATCTTCCTCCAAACTTTAGAGAGCGTGCAGAGAAAAGGACCGAGATCCGGAGGCTCAGTTTGAGATGCCATATGTTGTGAGGTTGCACAATTTCCACCAACTCTCCAATCCCTTACCATGTTTCATATTTCAACATCCAAATAAAGATCCTGTTATTGACAACAATCGTTACTGCTGCCTGAAGTACAACATAAAGCTTAATACCGTACTCCACGGATTTGCAGGTTACTTCCAGACGGTGCTTTATAAGGATGTCACGCTAAGTATTTGCCCTGAAACACATTCTCCAGGAATGTTTTCTTGGTTTCCCATTCTGTTTCCAATAAAGCAACCCATTCCTTTGAAGGAGGGAGATACAGTATGTGTACGGTTCTGGCGTTGTAACAATGGCAAGAAAGTCTGGTACGAGTGGGCTGTGACATCTCCCATCTGCTCTGCGATTCACAATCCCAATGGCTGCTCCTACACCATTGGACTGTTACTATGGTGGCTGAGCCCTTCTAGTAGCAAACTCTTTAATACAGACATGGTGATTCGCGTGATGCTCCAAAATGTACTGCAGCGATTGTGGAGTGTAAAACCTACCAGACGTCTTCAGTGAAACCTCCATGGTTCCCCTCTGTCTTTTATTATGTGAAGCTTAGAAACAATAAATCTAATGTTTACTGAAACCCAGAGAAATATCGGTCTCTCGTTACAATCCAAATTTTTGGTGAAATTTCGTACAAATTCATCCTTAACATATGCCGCCCTTTAATTCTTTACAAAAGAGTAACAGACCCCATGTATTGCATGCAAATCTAACTGCCACCCACATAGGGAGTGGGTCCATAGACCGAATTTTTTGTAGATTCACATAATTTCAATAAGATTTGCCAGAAATCTAAAGGCGCCTTTCAGACGAGCGGGTGTCAAGCTGCAGACTTTGcagcgcagcacccggcctgaaccttccagcactgccggggtcacatagcattatattgatttatgaggctatgtaacccttagaggtctggaatgtattggataacacgacATAATGCTAAGGGTATAATGCTATGCAAGCCCCGTAGTGCTGGAAGGTCAGGCCAGGTGCTGCATTGCGAGCCcgcgaaaggggcctaaggctggtcATACATACCAGATAGTCCATGCTGAAGGTCATTTCCACAAGAATAAAGATTGGACATGTTGAAATTCATCTGCCCGACATATTCCGAAGGAAAGTAAGGATTAATAACTAATACATATTAGACGAGTATCACGGGAAGATCAGAGGTGACTTTATTCTAATGTGCATGTCCCCTCGCCATAGATATTAGATTGTCTGCAGATTCCTCAATCAATGGTCCAGTCTGTTCATGCCttggatataattttttattaagtgGCCCCTGGGGATATCAGCTGATTGACTTGGATCCCGTCCTTGGCAAAACCAGCTGGCTTCTGCCACGGGGAAGCCTTGGCCAGCCAGTCAACGTGGTATTACATGGTGGCCGTTCCAGTCCGTATAAACGCAAGGACTGGTCGTGTCCACCAGAACGGGAGCTTTCCTGCATCCGAGCTCACAGTGTGACCCACATCCTTGATGTCTATATGCCCTAATAGGGCCTAGGAATCTGGTTGGTCGTCCTCCCTTTTTATCCATCGCTAACGTTCACTGTGATGTAGTCACCGGTCCTGGAAGGGTGTGGGATGCTCTACAGCTTGGTCCTGCCATCCCGAGCTAATTACCATTTCATTATTAATCACGCAGCTGCTCCACCAGCTTAGGTCTCTCTCTCTGGCGCGCAGAAGAATTTTACAATGGTGTTTAGAAAAGATATTCAGAGTTTTAGACAACTATAACGTAGCagaaggcagatttttttttatttttttggtttttttgtttTCCCACCTatagtacagaaaaaaaataccaTCAAAAGGATTGTCCAGCGGAGAgaaaggtgttaaaaaaaaattatttatacacAATATATGGGATCCTATGTTCCTGGTCTGGTGTCAATCAGTGGCTGGGGCGGGTCACTGCATCTCCAGGCATTTCCTGGGTGTCGAGCTGAACTTGGAAGCACAGACCAGTAAGTGAACAGTGGGGATTGTGAAGTATGGCTTATTTTatgactttgttaaccctttattgaATTTTCCCCCATGGACAGCCCCTTTTAAGGCCTCataaaaatggttaaaaaaacccTTTTAGGTGGCCATAAAACATCTGAGTACAAACCCAACTCCTCTATTATCATGTACGTTTTATACAGTCACTTACCTCTGaggatacaaggcacttactgtcCTACAGCTACGAAGCTCAATGCCCAAATACTGCCAAGATAGTCTGGAAATGCCCATCATGTAAATTTATATAAGCTGTGCTCCTCTGGGGTGGAGCTAAATACACTGCCTCTGAAGGACCTGTGTAATCCCAGTCTCCCCCATTGGCGCTGTCTCTACAGACCTAAAACCACCCATGGCTCCTGATAGGTTGACTCTACCAACAAAACGCTCATCTACGGGCAGCTTTAGGGTGTATTCATATGGTGCGGCTGTCGCAGTGTTTGGCGCTCAGGTAATAAAATGCACGGCAGAAGACGCAAACGATCAACACAATCTGCTGCGGTTCCGCTATTAGCACAAGCGAGGCTCATGCAACCACTGCAAATCGTGCAataaccgcaccatgtgaatacaTCCTTAGGTCAACCCAGACACTGACCGTTCCATTTCTCTCCCTCTTAAATACCTTTCGCCAATCCAAAAAGAAGTTATTCCGGAAGATTTCTACGGTGGTGTAGTCATGGTCCAACATGGCAGCAAAGAACTTGGCCACTTCTTccgcttgagcgccgagctggaaTGGCTTTCCTGTGGTATatttagaagaaaaaagaaaataaaaaatcataatggtGGCATGCAAGTTACAAAAACGGAAGTAAGCACATCGGAtttcaccccccttcccccaatcaTCTCTGTCCTCATTCACATTAAATCATTGCCAGATCCTGCTTAATTAGCAGACATTTAATCTGatgtgtatggccaactttaAGAGCATCTgtaagcaggatcaaccctattaaacaagaCATACTGCTCCTGCTGATAAAAAGAATACCTGTGTGAAAAACGGTTGTGgcgtttgagaaaaaaaaattctttatgcaaattagaGCTGCGGTGCACTGAGGGGCGGAGCCTTGACACTTGGTGCACTTTAGCTTTGCAGCTTTCCATTGCTGGCCCCTTCCCCTCGGTGCACTTTCCTCATATGCATAAGAAATAAGTCTTTTTTTTCCCGGGatgccacaaccgattttcacaagacaggtatcgctTTAACCAGCAGGATAAATCCTAGCAGGCAGCAGCCTCATTTAATAGGGCTGATCCTGCTTACGGCTGCTCTTTAAAAGGGTTACACCCATGCTATAAAGTGAAAGCATgatgctagaatatgccatcagtTTGAGGCTCTGACCACTGAGAAGAGGCTGAGGTGGTCAGGGATGCGTCTAgcatttctgctgcctgaggcgaaaactgaaatgacgcccccccccccccccccatgccaaattctcatcctaaccccttccctccagccttaCTGAtaaaggcatacttggaaaacattacataaagTGCTACAAAACCTACTGGTTAAtacagcgatacagttgaatatgcaGAGATGAACGCGCTCATTGTCAAAGGCCTTTCCGCTGCcctcctcttgcccctacctggtggccTTGCCtcacctcattggtggtgcacctctGGTGGTGGTGCTTTAGCACTGTGGTCCTCCCACTTGTCCAGACCACATACGGCTCCGGTGGCCACTCCAGCTTAATGATACAGTGCAGGGAAAACATACACGGGGGACAAAATGCTAGATCAGCGCTGCAGTGCCTCCATTCTTCGGATCTGTAGAGGCTGCAGAGGtcgtacccccaccgatcatgaagTGACGGCACATTACTTTATGGCCTGTAGTTCTCTGTATAGGCTTCCTGCTTTCAGGCTGTCGCCGAATCCTCcaggcagtgatgtcatcatccataagGAAATTCAATGATTTAGCTATAGGGGATGCAGCAGCCCTGGGGCTCTGGAGTCCGAGGGGGCCCAAAGGCCTTTCTGCtaaaaaagtgtggtagaaatAATGGTCGGGGGCTTCTGCACATTTTGCTTCTAGCTATTGCTTCAGCTTTGGAAATTAGAATTGCTCCAATCTCTCTGCTGAGCGCATAAATCAGCACAGTAAATGACGGAGGTGCTGCAGTCCTCCCCTAAGACGTCAATTTATATTAATCTGTTTAATGAGGCTCTAAATTGCACTGATCACTGGATAGTAATTACGCAGAGAGGAAAACAACAAATCAAGGGTTTTTTTGCACCTCCTTGACGAAGCAGGTCTCCGGCTCAATTTCCTCCGGGGTCTTTTCAAGGAGGGTTGAATTTGAGGCAGGTGAATGCCGATCTATTTCATCTGCAGCTTTGTATCAATGGCCAAATTAAAGGGAtcctccaactttttttttttttaaccaaattttGGCTCCCCTCTCTCCCTGCCAAACCTGTGGGGGGAAACTTACCAGCTCTCCACTGCTCGGGTCCAGCTTTGTGTACCCCCGTTACGTTTGCTGCGCTCTGGTCCCCCGCTTGTAAGATTCCCGGAAAAGACAGAGGTGGTgcgcgctgctgcagccaatgactggctgtagAGGTGAGGCATCTCTGAAGCAGTACGTCACTGGGTCACATGCCACTTTAGGGATAAGTCACCAccgcagcaggggggggggggggcgtcatgTCAGAGCGGAAAGGCGGCAGGGCTTGGGCACTAGCAGGGGGCGCGCCTGGGCTCCTTCATGCGAAGAGAACGCCTCTGGATAACGTactttgctcatttgcatatcaaacaAACTTTTTTCAGAAGATGGAAAACAACAATTGCTGAAACAAGTGTACACTTGGGCATAAGGTGCTATTAGGCAAATACTTTACTCAGAGGTGCACCCAGCCTTTCTGCTGCGTGGGGAAGAAAACTGAAACTGTGCCCTaaacccccaatgccaatttcttaacctaaccccttccctccagccctagtgTTAAAGACCTACTACAAAAcagagggtaatacagcgccacat
This genomic interval carries:
- the LOC120980373 gene encoding protein arginine N-methyltransferase 5-like, whose product is MIVIVKIRLGKKGLGFGGIILGHCDYNKKIALAIEVGADLPGINVIDRWLGEPIKAAILPTSIFLTKKGFPVLSKVHQRLIFRLFKLEVQFVISGSYHHSEKDFSSYLQYLEYLSQNRPPPNAYEMFAKGYEDYLQSPLQPLMDNLESQTYEVFEKDPVKYSQYQQAVYKCLLDRVQEEEKETNTQILMVLGAGRGPLVNASIRAAKQAERLIKVYAVEKNPNAVITLEGWH